A region from the Lycium barbarum isolate Lr01 chromosome 8, ASM1917538v2, whole genome shotgun sequence genome encodes:
- the LOC132605303 gene encoding uncharacterized protein LOC132605303, with translation MQGQPPDCILKDAKNTSKLSYSSLLGSINPMSRSRVYQALAEEDIEADAKGNDVDLSLILINVKHITKLLGEQGREEYMVLDLKHKVICFLLERTKLCTNNT, from the exons ATGCAGGGGCAACCCCCTGATTGCATACTAAAGGACGCAAAAAACACCAGCAAGCTAAGTTATTCAAGTTTGCTTGGGAGCATTAATCCTATGAGCAGATCTAGAGTTTATCAAGCTTTGGCAGAAGAAGATATTGAAGCT GATGCCAAGGGCAATGATGTTGATCTCAGTCTGATATTGATCAATGTGAAGCATATTACGAAGCTGCTAGGGGAACAAGGAAGAgaagaatatatggtcttggatctcaagcacaaagttatctgctttttgttggaaagaaCAAAATTATGCACTAACAATACTTGA